CATTGTCTTACCAgtcttcttacacatgcaacatcaattTATTATAATCACCTCGGGCTTCCGCAAATTATCCGTCGTCAAAATCTTACCCTGAGATATTGTCCAAGCaaaaaaatgctactttagGAGGTGCTTTGTTTCGCCAAATCTTTTGCCATGAAAACTGGATGTTCTACAACTGTGTGAAAGACTTATAGAAAGAACGAACAAAGAATGTTCCTTTACTTGTTGGTACCCACCACAGCAAATCAACACCGAGAGTGCTCGATGTTGTCATAGAATACAAGAGACTAAAAAATTCCTCAAAGCTaacaacttcccaatcttgttgCCACACCTATGCATGACTatctaaagatacaagaaatCATGTACATTCATGCCATCAAAGTCtattacaatcaaccaatggaataaagtgtgaagaataaaagttttaagctcatccattatccgttcatgatcctcaaaaactCCAACTGTTCCTCTCCACccatatgcaccaccataggcaAGTCGGTATCATCTTCTACATAGCtgcaatttgagagttaccCCAAATGCCTTGCTAGCTGAccaaaaaatcaacaacccttCTTGGCATTACCTAAAAGAGTACCACTCTTGCAAAGATATCATTGCATAAGCTCAtggctacatcacaatgcaataataggtgATCCATAGGCTCAccacttttcttacacatgtaacactaATCCAATACAATGAATCAGCATTTCCTTAGATTATCTAAggtgagaatcttccctaacaaagttgtccatacaaaaaaagaagcttttagggggccttagtcttccatatgatcttccatgggaatgttcTCTATTACTAGACCAAGTGAATGTGCCACCCACCAGAGGAATGTCCAGAAGTTCTTGCTCACaaataaaatcagaaatatCCATCATTGCTCAGTTAGAGCTAGGACCTCCTACTCGTTTATTTGGAAAGTGAGTGACGTTAAAATCTTCTCCAATACACCAAGGTTTAGTGAAAGACAATCTGTATAGAATAATTCCTTGAATAATTCAAATAGCAACAACTATCTCCACCAAATAACATGGAAGGTTTCATGGTTGTCCCAAGAGTTGTTGAGATTGTAGTTCTAGGCAGAGAAAGACATGAAGAGTTGGATCAGGAAGATATCGCTCAGGCATCATTTCTTTCATACTACCCCATCCTACATGAGTTGGAACTATTACCTACTATATTTTAGAAATCCAAATTAAGTTCTCCATTAATTCAACGAGCAGCAACTATCTCCACCTAATAACATAGAAGGGTTCATGGTTTGTCTCAAGTTGGTGAAATGGAGATTCTAGGCTGAGAAAGGTGTGAAGAGTTGGATCTGCTAATCTGGAAGATACTGCTTGGGTATGGTTTCTTTCATATTACCTTCATCCTAAATGAGTAGGGATTTGGCCTCTCCATATTAACCTCCAGCAATCTCCATGCACAGTGAAATTTGGCATGACAGTTTCTTTTGCTACTTCAGTTGCATGTTTAAAACATATACGTACAAAATTTTGTTGTACATACATGTACAAAATGTGTGCATTCTCAAAagtaaatagattaataataaaaaaaaaaaatctaaataagtAAATAGAGAAATCTTATGTGGGAATGCTAACAGTTTAAAGTTCTTTGGGCCATCATGCAAAGATGTCAAGAAAGGAAGTGCCTTCACATAGTATCATTACAACAAGAAATTCGCATGAGGCCCAAACACAGTCAACCATAACCATGACACAAGCCAAATGTGTCATGAGATAAGCAAGAAAAGTTGACCTATTTAGAGTATAGGAGTTATAATGACACAAGCCACTAAATGTGAAAAACAAAGTTAACCATGACCACTGAAATTAACCATCATTATGATAAGAATCATGAAATTACTTGAATGCAAGCTCCATAAGATACACCGCAGATGCTGCATAACAGCTTCCAGCGATCCTGTTTAAACACACCAAGAAATGAATAAACAAGTAAAGACTAGTAGGAAAGGAAAAACACTTCACTGAATGTTTAGACAGTTAGAATTCTTAAGGTTCATAGCACAAACTTAAAGAGTTCACAATGCAATTTACTTAATccccacaaaaaaatattgtgaaggtctttttttttaaatttgaaaaagtaaataaagaaatGGAGGTCAAGGGaagatgaaaatatatgaaaaatgataagagaTACCTTATTGATTCTACTTAGCCCATCAATAGGCTCCATTCTTTTTATATCCGATAAGCAAGTTTCTGCAGTATACATAGTGAGTTAAAAACTATTGAAGTAAAATATCTGAATAACAATAAACGTGAACAATGTATTCACAAACCAGGTATCCATATAGCACAAGCTAGATGAGCCCAGCGCCCATCAGTTGTTGGCTTCATTGCGCCCCCTAAAggtaaatcatttctcacattcAATGTTACATGATCCAATCCTTTACATAaaggaagttttaattatatGCTAGTACCTATAACAGGACAAAGGCAGCAACGAGGTGGAGGGTTGGGAGCCCCGGGTCGACATAAGTTACATAACCATAGCACTCCATTGACAGGTTCTAATTCTCCATAGCATCTAGCATGGACCTAAGCAAACAAAGGCAGATATGAGTTACATGGGCAGTAGCACTTTTGCAAATGAAGTCAACCAGAAAAAGGTAAAACACAAAATAAGAGATTGTCAAGAAATGAATAAACTAATCAGGTAGAGgaattggcaccgggtgtccaggaacaacaTCTTGACTAACCGCGAGAGTGCACATGCCCTCAGCAAAGAGTTTCCCGCAAATGCACCTCGAGTAATTaaaggggaaaatcccccagttcaatggcccctagagattgtttgcacccaagggaaTTTGAACCTTGActtgggggagcatacccctaAGCACAAGGCCTTTACcgcttgagccaacccctacgGGTTCAAGTAGAggaaattttttgagaaaagcACAGACTGAGCAATTTTTTGGACTGTAAATATGATCTTTTGATAGATATTACAACACACAATATTATAGGCAATTCAAACAGAAAATTCCTCATTAATTGGCATAACATTCGATGATGTAAATAGTGCCCATAGTTTTAAGACCAAGTTCTGTACTCGGATGATCCAAACATCCCATGcatcaaagaaataaatgaagcaGCCCTTACCATCATTCTGCATTTATCACATTGCAGGAACAGATTGTTTTCATACTCCTATAAACAAGAGAATATCAATCAGATAAACCATGCCGCATACGGCACAAAAGAGTGTCAATGAAACATCATGCACAAGAAAATTGGCTTCACCTCATCCATGTGACAAACACTGCACTTGTCGAGGTCTTTCCAGTCAACACGAACAGGCCTGTACCCAACAGGCGGGTCTTGATATCTTCTAGAGGCCAACTTGCAGACACAGAATTTTGAAGAAAGTCTAAATTTAGATGACCCCTGCCAATACCATGAACACTGATTTTAGGCTATATACTAGAGTATATGGTATAGGAAGAGCAGAAGTTTGTGAATATTTAGCAATGAGATAGTCTCAGTGcatctcaaaaaatttcaagatGGTACTAAAAGTAAACAGAGATGCATTTGCCTGCTTATGATTACTAGAGAACTATTAACAAAGCAACAAAAAAGATTCATccatttagaaaataaatgtcATCTATAACTACATGCTGTAGAAGTTCATGCAAAACTTCAGTcgaagaaaatgactattaactATTATTATCATTACTTGTAGCAAAAACATGCAAAGCGTCAGCAGAACTatacccaaaagaaatttttgcgAGATTTCCAATAAAACCTAAAACATGAAACCTAAACTTACTCAAGGAGCTACAGGCAGAAGTCGTTAAGGTCTTCACAAGAGGGAGACCATTCTCAATCCATAGATGCAAGTCAGATAACAAACTTATGCAAATTTTCACATGACTCACCACAATCAGACAACTTTTGCCTTGGTAGTTGCAGAAGTCTGATGTTTATTCCAAATTTCAAGGAAAAACAACCTTTAAAGTGACAGAAAATTCACAGTTTACAGAAcactttaatttaaaacatctaattttgaagagaaaaaaacaattatgctTAAATATATGTAAACCAAAATACAGTGTCAATTCTGGAGTTAACTCATTAACTAGACATGACATAGCAAAAGTCTATCTCAGAAGGGGGAAATGGAGATAAGTGcaaaatatgagaataaaagGGCAGTGTTATTTGATGCTGTACCTGTATTAGCTTCAAAACTTCAGGATTAGAGAAACCAAACATGTAAGAACCAGACTTATAGATTCTCTCTCCTCCAGCTTCAGCACTAGAACAATCAGAGCtacttgtttgtattttttttattcttttgtatattttattccAGCATTCAGATGGAGTGGATCCTTTGAACTGTAAAgggaatagaaaataaaaaatgacttgtcacaaaaaataaaaaataaaataaaaaaccatgaACATGGGCATCTTCGGTCTCTGTGGGTGTACATGAACTATGCAGTAATTCAAGTATAACCATACGTAAAAAAGGATATTGAAAAACATAACAGAAACATAGTTTACGCTTTGGCCCAATCCAAAAAAACACAATCTGCTATTATTTGTGAAAGGGGTTCCTGCAAATGTCCATTGAAACGGAAATGAAAGCACATTGGTATGGATTTATTGAACACCTCATTGAGGAGTCAGTCACTTTCTACctattttaataatgaaatcATTTCCTACAACTGCACCCAAATCAAGAACATATGTCAAGGTGACTGCCTTACTAAACATGtgagtttttttataggtaCTTGTAAGAATGTACACAGACACACATGCTTGAATTTTAGTTCTAGATTAGAAAGAAAATCCTAATTTAGATGCAGTAGCGCCATCTACTGTCATTGATGCATGGTGAGGAAACCAGTGATACAAGATAGGATAAACTGGTgaagaaaagttaaaaaccaAAGATACAAGCATAAACAACGCCATGCAATAAAAGAGTTCAGAGCAGCCATGAATTAAAAAACATGGGTTCATTCTCATCACACTACACACTAACCTGCTCTCCATTATCTAATGTCACTCTAAATAGAGGTCGAAGCTTTGATTCAGCATCTCTCAACACTTCCATCTTATATAAGGCACATGCACTGGGATCTGAAACCCTCAAAACCAAATGCAAAGATGTTATGACACTGGcataaagatgaagatgatcaACGAAGTGTTAAGCATGATTTATGGAATTAGCAAGGTGATAAGCAAAAACGATATATAGAGAGGATCTGTAAAGATGCTCCACCATTCATTGAAGTAAACTTTCTCACAGCAGTATATCCTTCAGGCCAAACGGATTTCTCATCTTGGAAGTATTCCGAGTCCTTGACAATCTTACCTGCAAGAATATTTCAAATGGTCATGAGCAGAATGGCTATCTCCAAACCCCATCaaccaaataatttaaatattcttctttaaatgCAGTTTGGCAATTAATAGTAAAACTATCAGATCCCAAAGGGGTAATATATAGAGAAACAAAAAGACAAGTATTATATTTCTCATCTCAAGATGccaaagaaagaaggaaaaaaaggcaGTGCCATGTCCTCAGTTCAACCCCAAAAACTAAGTTCTCAATGATAACCCCAGCCCCCAATGTGATGTGAAAAATTGGACAAAACACGAGACAAGCAACTTTATAAAATGTCCTATCTTATAAGGAGCAGCGTCAAACCATAGAGAATTACCAAGGCTCATAATTCGCAAATCCCCAATTACATAGGAAGAAGTACCAAGGCCCTCTGATGCCCCATCAATCTCTACATCTTCTAGGCAATCTTCACCAGTGTCTGTACTCCCTCCATCATCTTCACTTGCACTTACATTATCAGTGGTAATTCCATTTCGCAGCTGTAGCATTCTTCTTGGAAGCTTTTGTTCACTCAAATACCTGAAAAAATCCACAGGATTGCAGTAGCTGAAATCTCAAGTGTGCAAGAAAGAGAGCCTACCAAACTCTATTGATTAAACTGACAATACATGGTAGAAACTAAATTTTCTCAACAAGGACTTGacatcacaattattttaagaatgaaAGGCAAAGGTCAAATGGTCAGGATCAAGGAGCATTTAACGCAATCAGAATACCTTTAAAGCTAGATGAAGTGACTAACAACTAAATGTATCCAATATATGTGGCttataaatatacttttaaaaaaaaaaatgtagcttATTAATATGCTAaagcccaaaaatattttaatagtcaTTATGACTTATTACAAGTTACAAACAAGACAGTAAGTACAACCATGTATGGGAAACAAGTTAGCTAATGGAAACTTGCTTCCCAGGTCTATGAACAAATTGCAAAATTACTGAGATTGCAATCACATATGACATAATTAACAAGGATGCTAAAACAAGATTACAAGATCACCCATAGAATAATCCAAGAGAACCTATTTGACATTAAGGCATCCCAATATTGTGAACAAATAAGCATGGTTTTGAGGATgcactttcaaataaaatatttaaaactgaACTCCTGACAACGGCTCATCAACAATGCGTAAGGAGTGATGGAGGCTTGCATGAAAAATAAACATTCACTGCAAAATGGAATCATGTCACCTCTACTGAAAACGAACTCTCGTATATAAACTTACGTTTTCGCTTCTTCCAAGCTGCGAATGAAACGAGGTTTCTTGCACTTCAGGTGGAAAGAAGAAAGGAGTCCCTTGAGAAATGAGATAACCTGTTTCACTTTAATTCTagataaaaacaagaaaatatctGCAATGTCAGCTTAAAAGAAATAGGTACCATATATGCATTCAATAAGCCAGTGcgcgtaaaaaaaaaaaaaaaaatagaatttctgtctaatttaaaaaatcacaaaccttGCAAAATCATGTGTACCAAAAAACTGCACTGGAATTGACTGTCCTCCCAAAATTTTGCTTAACCCTTTATGATCACCAATGAGTGATTCATCCACAACAATTGCCGGCCACATAGCATGACCTGCACTAAAACAATTGAAAGAAGAAGTTGGtgtaaaattaaactcaaagaTGAATGAAAGTATAACAACAggagtaaaaattaaataacatacaataaacTGCAAGTTAACTTCTAGATTAAACACCAACTGTACCAAAAGCCATACAAgactttaaaaaatagaataaaataagtCACAAGCAAAGGGATCATATGAAAGCATGTCTTAATACAGAAAAAGACgtatttttctataaaaggtTAAGAGGGAAAAAAGCATATTAATTGTGCATggtacaatttgtaataaaaatatatatacatatatattgttcagTTGTATCAGTAACTTTGAGTAACAGCTAAACAATGCACTTTGCACTTCACATAAACTCAGTATATGACATGAAGCTATCTCTCATAGTTGCCACAAAAAATAACTTATCTCTATCATGAAGCATTATAGGTAGATGCTAAATTATTGGGAGTTGTGAAACATTGATGCATTCGAAGAGATAgtaaatctcaagagaaaaaaatatccaaCAAACTTCTGACATAATTTTATCACTTAAgactacttatcaaaaaaaattttatcacTTAGGACTAAAGTATAGTGCTCACATGGCAGTCATCGAAATCCTAAAACCCATAATAACATAAGACAAGGATCTACCAGGAAGAACTTTTACTATACTTAATGAGGAAGCAATTACCAATTTATAGCCTACTATACTTATTGGGCTTCAGCTATTGTTTTTAATGGAACTAGTGTCCACGACTTTCTTGTTTCTCTTTCTAGTTCATGACTTTTAACCTAGATTTCTGCATCTGTATAGTTggtgtgtacttgggctatgcctatgtacttttctaaataaaattttcttacctatcaaaaaaataactaaatttataatacCCGGCTTGAGTCTCGGACAAccagtgccaatcaaaaaagaaataccCCAGGTTGAGTACAGAAAGGTCAAAAATGGGATCTTACATTGCTTAGGAGGGAAAAGTTCTTGCCCTTTATAATAATTCCAAGAGGCTCCATTTATAAAAATCCAATCATCATATGGGCTTatgatctttctttttttttataagtaaatgattgtattaataagaacaggcatagctcaagtacacaagatAGATATGGGCTTATGATCTAAAAGATAGTATAAGCACTTATGATGAAAAATGTTGTGATGAAAAACTTAAATGTTTGTCAAAAAGACGCAGCAACTCATAGAAAACTAAATTTATTAGCATAAGATCTAGTTAACACATAGGAAGGCATCAAAAGCCGATAATCAAAACTTAATAGCAGCAAAGGATTTATTTTTACtgatcaaaataaataacaggagaggatttttttcccattttcaaTGGTTCATGAAATAAAAGTGCCTTCTGCCTATTTCAATGAGAGAAATTCCATTTACTATCCTCTCACCATCCCTTATGTGGTATCAAATGATTTAATGATAAGTAATGAATGATAAATAGTTTTCaaatcatctaatgccacattaAAGGGTGATGAATAACACTTCTCTTTCAAGAAACTCTTCaagcttttcttttctgtttttctattcttgacaaaaatagattaaaagtagccaacaaacaaaaaacaaagattaagCACAAACCAGTAAGCTTGGCCCATATAATATCCCCGGGCTCAAGATCTTGGCAGTCATCCAAACTAGCAGCCAACACAACCATCTCGTTGTAATCATAGGCATCACCATCCATACTGTTAACACTACAACTGAAGTTCAAATGTTGCATCTCTTcatgagagataaaaaatttaattttctcatttGAAAGAATCAGATCTTCTTTATCACCATCTTCATATTCTACCTGCAGTGGCACAAATGAATGTCAAACCACGAAGATTCAAATCCAAATAATCAGAAGTTTTCAACAACTCAATGTGAAacaaaaagtgtttttttttttttttttttttttggggggggggggggggggggggggggggggggggggggggggggggggggggggggggggggttgcaTACTTGATGTCGATTAGCCTCTGGATTGTAATCCACAACTCGACCAGAATACCAATCAGCATCCAGTGGCCAATAAACCTGTACTCAACAAACTTACTTTCATTCCATAAGAATTGTCATATTACATATAAACTCAATAAGACcacgtcaaaaaaaaaaaaaaagagcttacAAAGTTCTTGCCTTGCATTGTAGTCCAATAAATGTTTTTGGATGAACACTATCGAAACTCAACCTGATAGAGGCACAATTCAAATTGTCACCTAGTAATTCAGATACTCACAACTTTcaatatatagagagagagagagagagaaactcaGTAGATTGAAGCTAAACCTAGCGGAAGCATGATTAGTTCATGCCTCCAGAACTGAAGCGAAAGCACACACCTGACCCATCTCTTGGTGGAAGGTGACTCGGACAAAACGTTCTCACAATTCTCCGAAAAAACTCGCTTCCGTTTCCGGGAGTTAGTACTAGAATTATTACTATTAGTAGTATTACGATTTCGGGAATCCCTCAATCGCGGCCCATCAAGGCTGCGTAAAACGCTGGAGTCTACACCCAACTTCACCAGTTCACTACTCCCAAATCtccgtttcttcttctttttgttcaaCAATCTCCCCCCTAACTTCCCATCAAACTCAGAAGTTGCCTCTTCGCGGGTGATAACAGAATCGTAGAAAGATGAATGGCGGAATGTTTTGGGGCGGCGAGAGTAAACGTGGACGAGAGGAGGTCGTCTATGGATGGAAGGGGAAGAGGGTTTGCGATCGGGATCGGGATCGTGGTCGTAATCGGTAACGATGAGCTTACGGGCTTTCACTTTCTTGGACATGACGTTGGAGGAGCCGCTGGCGCTGACGCTGACGCTGACGCAGCAGGGGGAGGTGGCGGAGTAGACGTGGTCAAGTGGGAGATACCGAACGGGAGTGCCGATGGCGCTGTGGACGTCGACGGTGGTGTCGTCATCTTGGTGCTTGAGAGCGAATGCCATGAATTTTCGCGACCGAGGAGAGAGAAGAAGCAAAAGCAGTGGGCCTTACCTTTGCTCTCTCTCGCACTCGGTCTCGAACGGAAAGTAATGGCAATGGAGGATAGGAAGCGAAACTTTCTCACGTCTTCTCAGAGTGAAAGTGAGTGGGGTTTCgaaattttgggaaaggagattGGATTAGGGATTTAAAAGAGGAGGATGAGAGGATCGGGTTTTGGGAATTGGAGGGAGGGTTTTCGCCAAAATATCGGTTTCCCGCCGTGTGTGCTacaaagggagagagagagagagagagagagagcgctcaCAGCAATCGATGGCATGGAAAATTACACGGCCGCATTTTAACGAATCTACTTTGTGGCTACCTTGCTGGCACAATCCTCccaaatttttgttatatatatatatatatatatatatatatattttttttttttttttttgtaaaaggaacAATTTCATTCATCTCAATTACATAGGAGGTATTTTATTACAGTTGGGAATAACAACTATTTTGGAAGTTTTCACCGTGAGTTCTAAAACTTTCTTTGTAAGACAGTGGGCTaattcatttccatttcttttaacaAAGTTAAATTGCCAATGTACTACTTGAGCTAA
Above is a genomic segment from Juglans microcarpa x Juglans regia isolate MS1-56 chromosome 1D, Jm3101_v1.0, whole genome shotgun sequence containing:
- the LOC121254285 gene encoding histone-lysine N-methyltransferase ATX2-like isoform X1 yields the protein MAFALKHQDDDTTVDVHSAIGTPVRYLPLDHVYSATSPCCVSVSVSASGSSNVMSKKVKARKLIVTDYDHDPDPDRKPSSPSIHRRPPLVHVYSRRPKTFRHSSFYDSVITREEATSEFDGKLGGRLLNKKKKKRRFGSSELVKLGVDSSVLRSLDGPRLRDSRNRNTTNSNNSSTNSRKRKRVFSENCENVLSESPSTKRWVRLSFDSVHPKTFIGLQCKVYWPLDADWYSGRVVDYNPEANRHQVEYEDGDKEDLILSNEKIKFFISHEEMQHLNFSCSVNSMDGDAYDYNEMVVLAASLDDCQDLEPGDIIWAKLTGHAMWPAIVVDESLIGDHKGLSKILGGQSIPVQFFGTHDFARIKVKQVISFLKGLLSSFHLKCKKPRFIRSLEEAKTYLSEQKLPRRMLQLRNGITTDNVSASEDDGGSTDTGEDCLEDVEIDGASEGLGTSSYVIGDLRIMSLGKIVKDSEYFQDEKSVWPEGYTAVRKFTSMNDPSACALYKMEVLRDAESKLRPLFRVTLDNGEQFKGSTPSECWNKIYKRIKKIQTSSSDCSSAEAGGERIYKSGSYMFGFSNPEVLKLIQGSSKFRLSSKFCVCKLASRRYQDPPVGYRPVRVDWKDLDKCSVCHMDEEYENNLFLQCDKCRMMVHARCYGELEPVNGVLWLCNLCRPGAPNPPPRCCLCPVIGGAMKPTTDGRWAHLACAIWIPETCLSDIKRMEPIDGLSRINKDRWKLLCSICGVSYGACIQCSNNTCYVAYHPLCARAAGLCVELEDEDRLYLLAVDDDEEDQCIRLLSFCKKHRQPSNERSAGDERIGQVARQCSDYTPPSNPSGCARTEPYNYFGRRGRKEPEALAAASLKRLFVQNQPYLVNGYGQHTFSGNFLSSNGLIGFMFSSTLQRLKSSQLNAPNNILSMAEKYRHMRETFRKRLAFGKSGIHGFGIFTKHPHRAGDMVIEYTGELVRPPIADRRERFIYNSLVGAGTYMFRIDDERVIDATRAGSIAHLINHSCEPNCYSRVISVNGDEHIIIFAKRDIKRWEELTYDYRFFSIDEQLACYCGFPRCRGVVNDIESEERAAKLYAPRSELIDWRGE
- the LOC121254285 gene encoding histone-lysine N-methyltransferase ATX2-like isoform X2; the encoded protein is MQGKNFVYWPLDADWYSGRVVDYNPEANRHQVEYEDGDKEDLILSNEKIKFFISHEEMQHLNFSCSVNSMDGDAYDYNEMVVLAASLDDCQDLEPGDIIWAKLTGHAMWPAIVVDESLIGDHKGLSKILGGQSIPVQFFGTHDFARIKVKQVISFLKGLLSSFHLKCKKPRFIRSLEEAKTYLSEQKLPRRMLQLRNGITTDNVSASEDDGGSTDTGEDCLEDVEIDGASEGLGTSSYVIGDLRIMSLGKIVKDSEYFQDEKSVWPEGYTAVRKFTSMNDPSACALYKMEVLRDAESKLRPLFRVTLDNGEQFKGSTPSECWNKIYKRIKKIQTSSSDCSSAEAGGERIYKSGSYMFGFSNPEVLKLIQGSSKFRLSSKFCVCKLASRRYQDPPVGYRPVRVDWKDLDKCSVCHMDEEYENNLFLQCDKCRMMVHARCYGELEPVNGVLWLCNLCRPGAPNPPPRCCLCPVIGGAMKPTTDGRWAHLACAIWIPETCLSDIKRMEPIDGLSRINKDRWKLLCSICGVSYGACIQCSNNTCYVAYHPLCARAAGLCVELEDEDRLYLLAVDDDEEDQCIRLLSFCKKHRQPSNERSAGDERIGQVARQCSDYTPPSNPSGCARTEPYNYFGRRGRKEPEALAAASLKRLFVQNQPYLVNGYGQHTFSGNFLSSNGLIGFMFSSTLQRLKSSQLNAPNNILSMAEKYRHMRETFRKRLAFGKSGIHGFGIFTKHPHRAGDMVIEYTGELVRPPIADRRERFIYNSLVGAGTYMFRIDDERVIDATRAGSIAHLINHSCEPNCYSRVISVNGDEHIIIFAKRDIKRWEELTYDYRFFSIDEQLACYCGFPRCRGVVNDIESEERAAKLYAPRSELIDWRGE